The proteins below come from a single Vitis vinifera cultivar Pinot Noir 40024 chromosome 9, ASM3070453v1 genomic window:
- the LOC132254301 gene encoding GDSL esterase/lipase At1g29670-like yields MDAQLRNHHITVSRLINRLGQNESAAKEYLNKCIYAAGLGTNDYVSNYFLPLLYPTSRIYTPEQYALVLAQQYSQQLKTLYTNYGARKIALFGLAQLGCAPSVVASNGATNGSACVDYINDAVQLFNNRLKELVGELNRNLTDAKFIYVNVYEIASEATSYPSFKVIDAPCCPVASNNTLIFCTINQTPCPNRDEYFYWDALHLSDATNMVIANRSYNAQSPTDTYPIDISDLVKL; encoded by the exons ATGGATGCGCAATTACGAAATCATCACATCACGGTATCGCGCCTCATCAACAGATTAGGGCAAAATGAGTCGGCTGCTAAAGAGTATCTAAACAAGTGCATATATGCTGCTGGATTGGGGACTAACGACTATGTTTCAAACTATTTTCTCCCTCTACTTTATCCAACTAGTCGCATTTATACTCCTGAGCAGTATGCTCTAGTCCTAGCTCAACAGTATTCACAACAATTAAAG ACTTTGTACACAAACTATGGAGCAAGGAAGATAGCCCTATTTGGATTGGCACAGCTAGGTTGCGCTCCTAGTGTAGTAGCTTCCAATGGTGCCACAAATGGCTCTGCATGTGTAGATTACATCAATGACGCTGTTCAACTTTTTAACAATCGACTCAAAGAGCTGGTGGGTGAGCTCAACCGTAACCTAACGGATGCCAAATTTATCTATGTGAATGTTTATGAGATAGCATCAGAAGCAACTTCATATCCTA GTTTCAAGGTCATCGATGCACCATGTTGTCCAGTGGCAAGCAACAATACTCTCATATTTTGTACTATTAACCAAACTCCATGTCCTAATCGAGATGAGTACTTCTACTGGGATGCCCTTCATCTTTCGGATGCCACCAATATGGTCATTGCGAATAGGTCATACAATGCTCAATCTCCCACCGACACTTATCCGATTGATATTTCTGACCTTGTCAAGCTCTAG